One window of Salegentibacter sp. Hel_I_6 genomic DNA carries:
- a CDS encoding McrC family protein produces MKKQREVIKVFEYEVLKLGDKFKKSHLKAFSNFNALHEDRYFDIRYNGIRFKNFVGVVQVDGLTVEILPKIDSRETDKDLWQDVLIEMLKTTKKLKVQKIGQANVNRQNIHLLDIYFEWFLTEIELLIRQGLIKQYYTEAKNVNALKGKLEFAGHIRKNLIHKEKFYTTHQIYEKDHLIHQILGLALSIIESFSKGTYLYSRCKSVQLDFPEVKSIKINHTTFSRIKKSRKSTPYKTALEIARFIILNYAPNISSGNEKMLALLFDMNSLWEEYVLVKMKKEALVLEDTEVYGQSSKEFWQGITIRPDIVVKKKDKVYVIDTKWKNIQNFKPSTQDLRQMYVYNDYWKSVQSMLLYPATKTIVPDFKNFKTRDHQCAVGRLNIIENGKLNAEIGKEILEWYDFSDVKN; encoded by the coding sequence ATGAAAAAGCAACGTGAGGTTATTAAGGTTTTTGAGTATGAGGTTTTAAAACTGGGAGATAAATTTAAAAAGAGTCACTTAAAAGCTTTTTCTAATTTCAATGCCTTGCATGAAGATCGGTATTTCGATATCCGTTACAATGGGATCAGGTTTAAAAACTTTGTAGGTGTTGTGCAGGTGGATGGACTTACGGTGGAAATCCTTCCTAAAATAGATTCCCGGGAAACCGACAAGGATCTTTGGCAGGATGTGCTTATCGAGATGCTTAAAACCACCAAAAAATTGAAGGTTCAGAAAATAGGGCAGGCTAATGTCAATAGGCAGAACATTCATCTTTTGGATATCTATTTTGAATGGTTTTTGACGGAAATAGAGTTACTGATAAGACAGGGGTTAATCAAGCAGTATTATACAGAGGCAAAAAATGTAAATGCCCTGAAAGGAAAATTGGAATTTGCAGGGCATATTAGGAAAAATCTTATTCATAAGGAAAAGTTTTATACCACGCACCAGATTTACGAGAAGGATCATCTGATTCATCAGATCCTGGGACTGGCGCTTTCTATTATTGAAAGTTTCTCTAAAGGCACTTATCTCTACTCCAGATGTAAATCTGTACAACTGGATTTTCCAGAGGTAAAATCGATAAAAATAAATCATACTACTTTCAGCCGGATTAAAAAGTCGAGAAAATCTACACCTTATAAAACTGCCCTGGAAATTGCTAGGTTTATTATTCTGAATTATGCACCAAACATATCTTCAGGGAATGAAAAAATGCTTGCATTACTTTTTGATATGAATAGCCTTTGGGAGGAATATGTGTTAGTTAAGATGAAGAAAGAGGCTTTGGTGTTGGAAGATACAGAAGTATATGGGCAAAGCTCTAAAGAGTTCTGGCAGGGAATAACTATCCGACCCGATATCGTGGTTAAAAAGAAGGATAAGGTATATGTGATCGATACGAAATGGAAAAACATTCAAAATTTCAAACCTTCTACTCAGGATCTCCGTCAAATGTATGTTTACAATGATTATTGGAAGTCTGTCCAATCGATGTTACTGTATCCTGCTACTAAAACCATTGTCCCCGATTTCAAGAATTTTAAAACAAGGGATCATCAATGCGCTGTGGGACGGTTAAACATAATTGAAAATGGTAAATTAAATGCAGAGATTGGGAAAGAGATTTTGGAGTGGTATGACTTCTCTGATGTAAAGAATTAA
- a CDS encoding LytTR family DNA-binding domain-containing protein, which translates to MEKSINTIILDDEPFAVRLLKDYAEKVSSLNIIYAGSDTYKVLELLKEYTNSLVFIDLQMPELSGMEIMEMRNHSDHNFIITSAYQEYALDAFKYKVIDFLVKPITFQRFYESVEKYLAWQNSFKNASNYTAESRDFYIKAERKVYRIIPEEILYIEGLKDYIRIHTKTDKIIAHENMKDIIERLPKNEFQRIHRSYIIPSGKIKMLEGNSICLDGDIRLPIGETYRKVIKAKFN; encoded by the coding sequence ATGGAAAAATCAATTAATACCATAATTCTTGATGACGAACCTTTTGCAGTCCGTTTACTAAAGGATTATGCTGAAAAGGTTTCCAGCCTTAATATTATTTATGCAGGAAGTGATACTTATAAAGTTCTCGAGCTTCTTAAGGAGTACACGAATAGCTTAGTTTTTATAGATCTTCAGATGCCTGAACTTAGCGGTATGGAAATTATGGAAATGCGTAATCATTCCGATCATAATTTTATTATCACCTCCGCTTACCAGGAATATGCCTTAGATGCTTTTAAGTATAAGGTTATTGACTTCCTGGTAAAACCTATTACTTTTCAGCGGTTTTATGAAAGTGTCGAAAAATATTTAGCCTGGCAGAACTCTTTTAAAAATGCTTCTAACTACACTGCTGAAAGCAGGGATTTTTATATTAAAGCAGAGAGAAAGGTATATCGAATAATTCCTGAAGAAATTCTATATATTGAAGGTCTAAAGGATTATATCAGGATCCACACCAAAACCGATAAAATAATAGCGCACGAGAATATGAAGGATATTATAGAGAGGCTACCAAAAAATGAATTTCAAAGAATTCATAGGTCATATATTATTCCTTCCGGAAAAATAAAAATGCTTGAAGGCAATAGTATTTGTTTGGATGGAGATATTCGCTTACCAATAGGAGAAACGTACCGCAAGGTTATTAAAGCAAAATTCAATTAG
- a CDS encoding sensor histidine kinase, translated as MKPFPYIGAMTKRKEFLLHGLFWLLFTYFELIQFDLENPYLFNIRKLDIFEISASIVFLATFYFNYILILPKVFEKLNWKRILIGIASGFIVFIFLRYILEEVLIEQFIGHGNYFEGTSISYYIYDNLYYGSFPLIISSILWILIFNVRLLEYNKHIIEEKSATEVKFLKAQLNPHFMFNTLNNIYSLVYFKSDKALPAIEKLGELMRYTTYETNKERIDLQQEINYIKSYIELDQLRHEDENTVIFEITVDKSKVQIPPFLLSPLVENALKHGKYNKENPILLDLKQTGNRLLFKITNKISNQKKDKLGGIGLDNLRKSLAINYPDAHSFVINQNQENFSANLEIKLDGKIN; from the coding sequence ATGAAACCTTTTCCCTATATCGGCGCAATGACTAAAAGAAAAGAGTTCCTTTTACATGGCCTTTTTTGGTTACTCTTTACTTACTTCGAGCTTATTCAATTTGATCTTGAAAACCCCTATCTTTTTAACATCAGAAAATTAGATATCTTCGAGATCTCAGCTAGTATCGTTTTTCTAGCCACCTTCTATTTTAATTATATACTCATCCTTCCAAAGGTATTTGAAAAGCTCAATTGGAAAAGAATTCTTATCGGTATTGCCTCTGGATTTATTGTATTTATCTTCCTGAGATACATCCTGGAAGAAGTCTTAATTGAACAATTTATCGGCCACGGTAATTATTTTGAAGGAACTTCTATTAGCTACTATATTTATGATAATCTATATTATGGAAGTTTCCCGCTAATAATTAGTTCCATACTTTGGATCTTGATTTTTAATGTTCGACTCCTGGAATACAATAAACATATTATTGAAGAAAAAAGTGCAACCGAAGTAAAGTTCCTAAAAGCTCAACTCAACCCCCACTTTATGTTTAACACCCTTAATAATATTTATTCTCTTGTTTATTTTAAATCTGATAAAGCGCTGCCGGCCATTGAAAAACTGGGGGAACTGATGCGATACACCACTTACGAAACAAACAAAGAGAGGATTGATTTACAGCAGGAGATTAATTATATAAAATCTTATATTGAACTCGACCAATTAAGGCACGAAGATGAAAATACTGTAATTTTTGAAATTACTGTAGATAAGTCCAAAGTTCAAATACCTCCTTTTTTACTAAGCCCTCTGGTGGAGAATGCCTTAAAACACGGAAAGTATAATAAGGAAAACCCAATTCTTTTGGATCTTAAGCAAACCGGTAATAGGCTTTTGTTTAAAATCACTAATAAAATTAGTAACCAGAAAAAAGATAAATTAGGCGGAATAGGCCTGGATAATCTTAGAAAAAGCTTAGCTATAAATTATCCCGATGCGCATTCTTTTGTGATAAACCAAAATCAAGAAAATTTTAGTGCCAACTTAGAAATTAAGCTCGATGGAAAAATCAATTAA
- a CDS encoding DUF5694 domain-containing protein has product MRFTLIIMVLLSIQLQSQELQDPIKFENTVKVLNMGTFHMGYTPDATTTEFDEHDQRNIDKVHQIAQSIAEFKPTVIIVETLPDNNEVLQSNYKDYQQNPEMNFKNPSEVELLAFEVGRLAGTNRIYGIDFKEGYNYRIGEKINDNYGYETYRKYFSVLDSLQKQYPEEKMSVLQKLQMSNTPGYKDMLLNMNADILTHISTEGNAEGADEAAKLYHRNLVMYSNFNQIELNDDDRVFILMGTTHTAFFDMWLKRSPKYEVINTNSYLK; this is encoded by the coding sequence ATGAGATTTACATTGATTATTATGGTGCTTCTGAGTATTCAGTTACAAAGCCAGGAATTACAAGATCCAATAAAATTTGAAAACACGGTTAAGGTATTAAATATGGGGACTTTTCATATGGGATATACTCCAGATGCTACTACTACCGAATTCGATGAGCACGATCAAAGAAATATTGATAAGGTTCATCAAATTGCTCAGTCCATTGCTGAATTTAAACCGACTGTAATTATTGTAGAAACCTTGCCCGATAATAATGAAGTTCTACAGAGTAATTATAAAGATTATCAGCAAAACCCTGAAATGAATTTTAAAAATCCTTCAGAAGTGGAATTATTAGCATTCGAAGTAGGTCGTCTGGCGGGCACTAATCGTATTTACGGGATAGACTTTAAAGAAGGGTATAACTACAGAATCGGAGAGAAAATAAATGACAACTACGGGTATGAAACCTACCGGAAATATTTCTCAGTATTAGATTCCTTACAGAAGCAATATCCTGAGGAAAAAATGTCTGTGTTGCAAAAATTACAAATGAGTAATACCCCGGGATATAAAGATATGTTGCTCAATATGAATGCTGATATCTTAACTCATATTTCAACGGAAGGAAATGCAGAAGGAGCAGATGAAGCTGCAAAATTGTATCATCGGAATTTAGTTATGTATTCCAATTTTAATCAAATCGAATTAAATGATGATGATCGTGTCTTTATCCTTATGGGAACTACCCATACTGCTTTTTTTGATATGTGGTTAAAAAGGAGCCCAAAATATGAAGTAATAAATACCAATAGTTATTTGAAATAA
- a CDS encoding PAS domain-containing sensor histidine kinase — translation MELHEPHFIEDWRNMTFKSYHTGVFIRIFLLIIVIGILAFSALETYYLLGTGSLVLLTLITYEFFRFLSRRFNIIEDFFESIKYRDFSRHYIEKNKSPDIQSLYQGFNTVNKVVREINSEKETQYLYLQKILELIDIGILAYNTKNGEVLWANEAFQASLDFPSFKNISFVKSRNKEVHQLLFEIFYSEANALEIPIKKETIKVLISNALFNVGEKSFKLIVLHNIEDTLNKTESEAWKKLLSVMTHEIMNSIAPISSLAGTLKFQAEMHEQNPKENSLNIEDLNAGLSSIEKRSEGLLKFAKTYRSLSKVTNIDKEQIQLSELFKNLQNLLKPGKSKHITLHFELNDANLKVEADAYLLEQVLINLILNATEACENIPNPKVKVLAEKKFDGQVVISVTDNGPGIPEEIKDQIFVPFFTTKKEGSGIGLSLSKQIMTLHGGKIQVTSKENKGTLISLIFKETPPKF, via the coding sequence TTGGAATTACACGAGCCGCACTTTATAGAAGACTGGAGAAATATGACCTTTAAAAGCTATCATACCGGGGTCTTTATTCGGATTTTTCTTTTGATTATCGTCATTGGGATTTTAGCATTCTCTGCCTTGGAAACATATTATTTGCTCGGCACAGGATCGCTGGTTTTATTAACCCTTATCACTTATGAGTTTTTCCGTTTCTTAAGTCGGCGTTTTAATATTATTGAAGATTTCTTTGAATCGATTAAATACCGAGATTTTTCCCGGCATTATATAGAGAAAAACAAATCTCCGGATATTCAGTCTTTATATCAAGGTTTTAATACCGTGAACAAGGTGGTGCGGGAAATAAATTCAGAAAAAGAAACGCAATATCTGTATTTGCAAAAAATACTGGAACTTATTGATATTGGGATTCTCGCTTATAACACAAAAAACGGCGAAGTTCTTTGGGCGAATGAAGCTTTTCAGGCTTCTTTAGATTTTCCTTCTTTTAAAAATATCAGTTTTGTTAAAAGTAGAAATAAAGAAGTACACCAACTTCTTTTTGAAATTTTTTATTCCGAAGCAAACGCCCTGGAAATACCAATTAAAAAAGAGACCATTAAAGTCTTAATATCGAATGCGCTTTTCAATGTTGGAGAAAAATCATTTAAATTAATTGTGCTTCATAATATTGAAGATACCCTGAATAAAACTGAATCTGAAGCCTGGAAAAAGTTGCTGAGTGTAATGACGCACGAAATTATGAACTCCATCGCCCCTATTTCTTCATTGGCTGGTACACTGAAGTTTCAGGCAGAGATGCATGAGCAAAATCCGAAGGAAAATAGCCTGAATATTGAAGATCTTAATGCCGGCTTATCCAGCATTGAAAAACGAAGCGAAGGTTTGCTGAAGTTTGCAAAAACCTATCGCAGTTTGAGTAAAGTCACTAATATTGACAAAGAGCAAATTCAATTAAGTGAGTTATTCAAAAATTTACAAAACCTTCTAAAACCGGGAAAGAGCAAGCATATAACTTTACATTTTGAATTAAATGATGCCAATTTAAAAGTGGAAGCAGATGCCTATTTATTGGAACAGGTTTTAATAAATCTCATCCTTAATGCCACGGAGGCTTGTGAAAACATTCCTAACCCAAAAGTAAAGGTTTTAGCTGAAAAGAAATTTGACGGGCAGGTGGTAATTTCGGTCACCGATAATGGACCGGGAATTCCTGAGGAAATTAAAGACCAGATTTTCGTTCCTTTCTTCACTACAAAAAAAGAAGGCAGCGGCATTGGATTAAGTCTTTCCAAACAGATTATGACCCTACACGGCGGGAAAATTCAAGTTACCAGTAAGGAAAATAAAGGAACTTTAATTAGTTTGATATTTAAGGAGACTCCCCCTAAATTTTAA
- a CDS encoding sigma-54 dependent transcriptional regulator, whose translation MQLKNAKILIIDDDPDVLTALRLLVKPFVAQITVEKQPGNINSLLTSSSFDVVILDMNFNGLVNTGNEGIFWLKRIKEITPDTDVILITAYGDIDLAIRSLKEGASDFIVKPWQNKKVIESLQEMLQNRKSKGKSIKTNTDGSKIIGESAEIREVFQKIQKVAPTDANILILGENGTGKDLVAKAIHDNSNRKDKPFVKVDVGALTSTLFESELFGYKKGAFTDAREDRKGRFEAAQGGTLFLDEIGNISLSQQARLLTVLQNRQISPLGSNEVIPIDIRLICATNLDISELSNEAKFRKDLIYRINTVDIIVPPLRLRGTDITLLSKHFLELYAEKYAKGPFKLDPGFLSKLKNHNFPGNIRELQFVIERAVIMAEGTLLGANDLSFSAIESKTESNDIEDTRLETVEKNTILKVIDKNRGNISKSAKELGITRAALYRRLEKYDL comes from the coding sequence ATGCAACTTAAGAATGCCAAAATACTTATTATTGACGATGATCCGGACGTACTGACCGCGCTTCGCCTTTTGGTAAAACCTTTTGTTGCTCAAATTACTGTTGAAAAACAACCCGGAAATATAAATTCCCTTCTCACCTCATCCAGTTTTGATGTGGTGATTTTGGATATGAACTTCAACGGGCTCGTAAATACGGGAAATGAAGGTATTTTTTGGCTTAAGCGAATTAAGGAAATTACTCCCGATACCGATGTTATTCTCATTACCGCTTATGGTGATATCGATCTTGCCATAAGATCTTTAAAAGAAGGCGCTTCCGATTTTATAGTGAAACCCTGGCAGAATAAAAAGGTAATCGAATCTTTGCAGGAAATGCTTCAAAACAGGAAAAGCAAAGGAAAATCGATAAAAACCAACACCGACGGATCTAAAATAATAGGGGAAAGCGCTGAAATTCGGGAAGTTTTTCAGAAAATACAAAAAGTAGCCCCTACCGATGCCAATATTTTAATCCTGGGTGAAAACGGTACTGGAAAAGACCTGGTGGCAAAAGCCATTCACGACAATTCAAATAGAAAAGACAAGCCTTTTGTAAAAGTGGATGTGGGCGCGCTTACTTCCACCCTATTTGAAAGTGAATTGTTCGGATATAAAAAAGGTGCTTTTACCGATGCCAGAGAAGACCGGAAAGGTAGATTTGAAGCTGCTCAAGGCGGAACACTTTTTCTTGATGAAATAGGGAATATAAGTCTTAGCCAACAGGCAAGATTACTCACTGTACTTCAAAACCGGCAAATTAGTCCGCTAGGATCTAATGAAGTGATCCCGATAGATATTCGGCTGATTTGCGCCACCAACCTGGATATTTCAGAATTATCTAATGAAGCTAAATTCAGAAAAGATTTAATTTACCGAATAAACACGGTAGATATCATTGTGCCGCCATTACGATTGCGAGGTACAGATATTACCTTACTCTCCAAACATTTTTTGGAACTTTATGCTGAAAAATATGCGAAAGGTCCGTTTAAATTAGACCCAGGGTTTTTGAGTAAATTGAAAAATCACAACTTCCCAGGTAACATCCGGGAATTGCAATTTGTGATTGAGCGTGCGGTTATCATGGCTGAAGGCACTTTGCTTGGTGCAAACGACCTTTCTTTTTCAGCAATAGAAAGTAAAACTGAAAGTAATGATATTGAAGATACCCGCCTTGAAACTGTCGAAAAGAATACCATCTTAAAGGTTATCGATAAAAACAGGGGGAATATTTCCAAATCGGCGAAAGAACTTGGAATTACACGAGCCGCACTTTATAGAAGACTGGAGAAATATGACCTTTAA